A segment of the Filifactor alocis ATCC 35896 genome:
GAAGTAAAACAACTATTTTTTTTGACAAATCTTGTGTTTGTTCTACAATACAAGCATTTGCCGTTCCCATATCGTTGGTCAAAATCATGCTTCCTTCCGGAAAATATGCCTGTCTTAAATTATTCTTCGGCATTTCTTTATGAAAACTCATATATTTTTCGACCAAATGTTGATAACTTCCTTCATCATATATCATTGGTAAACCAAAATACTCTGCTCAATTTCTTTGGTAATATCATCCTGCGTCGGTCCAAGCCCTCCTGTAGAAATGATAACATCTGCTCGATTCAGCGCAATTTCATATGCCTCTTTCATTCGTTTCGGATTATCTCCAACTACTGTCTGATAATGCACATCTATCCCTATCTTTGCCAATTCTTTTGAAAGAAATGCAGCATTTGTATTGACAATATCTCCATGTAACAATTCTGTTCCCACACACAGTATTTCAGCATTCATTTTTGCTCCTCTTTTCGTTCCTATTCTTTATCTTCAAAATATCCACTGCCATACATTTCATAAAGGGAATAATATTTTCCTTTTCGCTCCATCAATTCCTTGTGACTTCCGCTCTCTTCAATACCGTTTTCAGTCAGCACCAATATGGTATCGGCATTTTGAATGGTTGTCAATCGATGAGCAATGGTAAATGTCGTTCTTCCTTTTGATAACTCCACCAAAGAATGCTGCACAATTCGTTCACTTTCATTATCCAATGCAGAAGTTGCCTCATCCAAAATCAAAATTGGAGGATTTTTCAAAAATACACGTGCAATACTAATTCTTTGTTTTTGTCCACCGGATAATTTAACGCCTCGTTCTCCTACATAGGTATTATATCCGTTCTCCAAACCCATAATAAACTCATGTGCTCCCGCTTTTTTTGCAGCACTTACAATTTCTTCGTCGGAAGCTCCTACTTTACCATACTCAATATTCTCTCTTACTGTTCCCGAAAATAAATACACATCCTGTTGTACTACACCGATTTGATTTCGAAGCGATTTTTGAGTAATTTTTCTGATATCTACACCATCCAACAAAATGTGGCCTTCACTTACCTCATAAAACCTTGGAATCAAATTGCACAGAGTTGTCTTTCCACCACCGGACGGACCAACCAATGCAATCTTTTGTTCCGGTCGGATGTGCAAATCAATGTTCGATAACACCATTTTGTCATGATCCGGATACTGAAAACTCACATGATCAAACAAAATATCTCCTGTTGCTCCGGTGATTTCAACTGCATCGTCATCATCTTGAATTTCTACTTCTTCATCCATCACTTCAATGAATCGTTCAATCCCGGTCATTCCTCTTTGAAATTGTTCCGCAAATTCGACAATTCTTTTAATCGCAGACAACAACATCGCTACATACAACATATACGCAACCATATCTCCTGCCGTAATCTCTCGTTGTATCATAAAATACGAAGAACACAACAGTACTGTCACATACATCAAGCCATCAAAAAATTGTGTAACCCCTTTGAATCCCGCCATATAATAGTATTGAAATTTTTTGATATGAAACAATCCGGAATTTCCTTCTTCAAATTTCTCTTTTTCAATCTCTTCATTTGCAAAAGAACGAACAACCTTAACACCGAGCAAGCTATCTTCCAACTG
Coding sequences within it:
- a CDS encoding molybdopterin-binding protein — its product is MNAEILCVGTELLHGDIVNTNAAFLSKELAKIGIDVHYQTVVGDNPKRMKEAYEIALNRADVIISTGGLGPTQDDITKEIEQSILVYQ
- a CDS encoding ABC transporter ATP-binding protein, with the protein product MEQYQDKIKTSELITRFLPYFRKYYSILAIDLICASFTTVCEIVFPLMVRNITNKAMFDFQALTMSFVIKMCVIYFILRLVDTAANYYMASVGHIMGAKIETDMRRDLFSHLQELSFNYFDNTKIGQIMGRITSDLFEITEFAHHCPEEFFIAGVKILVSFLILCRINVLLTVIVFSVIPLMLVATMYFRKRMRLAFKRSREQIGDLNAQLEDSLLGVKVVRSFANEEIEKEKFEEGNSGLFHIKKFQYYYMAGFKGVTQFFDGLMYVTVLLCSSYFMIQREITAGDMVAYMLYVAMLLSAIKRIVEFAEQFQRGMTGIERFIEVMDEEVEIQDDDDAVEITGATGDILFDHVSFQYPDHDKMVLSNIDLHIRPEQKIALVGPSGGGKTTLCNLIPRFYEVSEGHILLDGVDIRKITQKSLRNQIGVVQQDVYLFSGTVRENIEYGKVGASDEEIVSAAKKAGAHEFIMGLENGYNTYVGERGVKLSGGQKQRISIARVFLKNPPILILDEATSALDNESERIVQHSLVELSKGRTTFTIAHRLTTIQNADTILVLTENGIEESGSHKELMERKGKYYSLYEMYGSGYFEDKE